From a region of the [Eubacterium] eligens ATCC 27750 genome:
- a CDS encoding glycosyltransferase family 2 protein, with amino-acid sequence MEIYIKNEKLPLLSIIVPVYNVQDYLEECCNSIINQKYLNIEILLIDDGSTDNSGEICDYFGEKYSNIRVFHRENEGLAATRNFGIAQAQGQYLGFVDSDDWIYENMYSDMMKIVLEKNAQIVCCNFDLEIDKRIIKRGKNGIDIYNKNEAIVNLMYPQFYQFYAPNKIFKKELFQNVEFPIGKHFEDIITIYKVFLKSEKVYFIWQSGYVYRQRKDSITNAIFNSKSAEVLDAIGFVMNDSKRRFPNNINDIMVGYIRYYISFLDKAIIGNSKELRIYQMTIQDVIKKYKKAIIINKKLSFARKIQFLVCGYFAKLYELLAKIKNFLN; translated from the coding sequence ATGGAAATATATATAAAAAATGAAAAATTACCTCTTTTGAGCATAATTGTTCCAGTGTATAATGTGCAAGATTATTTAGAGGAATGTTGTAATTCTATAATAAATCAAAAGTATTTAAATATTGAAATACTTTTGATAGATGATGGTTCGACAGATAATAGTGGAGAAATTTGTGATTATTTCGGAGAGAAATATAGTAATATAAGAGTTTTTCATAGAGAAAACGAAGGACTTGCTGCAACTAGAAATTTTGGAATAGCACAAGCACAGGGACAATATTTAGGGTTTGTAGATAGTGATGATTGGATATATGAAAATATGTATTCAGATATGATGAAAATTGTATTGGAGAAGAATGCACAAATTGTGTGCTGTAATTTTGACTTAGAAATAGATAAGCGTATTATAAAGAGAGGAAAAAATGGGATTGATATCTATAACAAAAATGAAGCTATTGTAAATTTGATGTATCCTCAATTTTATCAATTCTATGCACCTAATAAAATATTCAAAAAAGAATTGTTTCAAAATGTAGAATTTCCTATAGGTAAGCATTTTGAGGATATTATTACAATTTATAAAGTATTTTTAAAGTCTGAAAAGGTATATTTTATTTGGCAAAGTGGATATGTTTATAGGCAAAGAAAAGATTCAATTACTAATGCAATATTTAATTCTAAATCAGCAGAGGTTTTAGATGCCATAGGTTTTGTTATGAATGATAGCAAAAGAAGATTTCCAAACAATATAAATGATATTATGGTAGGATATATAAGATATTATATAAGTTTTTTAGATAAAGCAATAATTGGGAATAGTAAAGAACTAAGAATATATCAAATGACAATACAGGATGTGATAAAAAAATATAAAAAGGCAATTATAATAAATAAAAAACTGTCTTTTGCAAGAAAAATACAGTTTTTAGTATGTGGATATTTTGCTAAATTATATGAATTACTTGCTAAAATTAAAAATTTTTTAAATTAA
- a CDS encoding lipopolysaccharide biosynthesis protein, producing the protein MYEKKMIRTKELGKNTLIITIGRISTQFITFLLLPLYTALLSTEEYGSVDLVTTIVQLLVPIVSIMIDQGVFRYLLTCQKESQKKSIISNAFFILFFLNLCFLLLYIFLIPVNKLQYKVWILLILTITTFSNLFLQISRGLKKTIEYTVGSFICSFITIILNVLCIAFIKMGAVGMLISTFIGNLFCCLFIFVKLRIYRYISIFSISKIVIIEEIKYSMPLVPNQLSIWVMNSSDRLVVAYYVGAAANGVLAVSHKFPTVFMTLFNIFLLAWHETGAVHYFDEDRDSFFTKTIEQIITIFSTICVGMIVVLPIIFDWFINKSFSEAYYNIPIYLIASLFNVIVGLLGVVYVATKKTFEIAKTTMISAAINIIVNIVLIPYIGLYAASLSTFVGYLVAMIYRIIDTRKYLCIKYNIKKYLILLLGIITSTIIYYINKKIITILFIPFYAIYAIWLNRDFICLIKNCLIKRKEKYE; encoded by the coding sequence ATGTATGAAAAAAAAATGATACGGACAAAGGAATTGGGCAAAAATACATTGATAATTACTATAGGAAGGATATCAACGCAATTTATAACTTTTTTATTATTGCCTCTTTATACAGCACTCTTATCTACAGAAGAATATGGATCAGTAGATTTAGTGACAACAATAGTACAATTGCTTGTTCCCATAGTGTCTATAATGATTGATCAAGGCGTGTTTAGATATCTATTAACATGTCAAAAAGAATCACAAAAAAAGAGTATCATATCAAATGCTTTTTTTATTTTATTTTTTTTGAATTTGTGTTTTTTATTGCTTTATATTTTTTTAATACCAGTTAATAAGTTACAATATAAAGTATGGATTTTGCTTATTTTAACAATTACAACATTTAGTAATTTATTTTTACAAATTTCAAGGGGATTGAAAAAAACGATTGAATATACCGTTGGAAGTTTTATATGCTCATTTATAACTATTATATTAAATGTGTTATGTATCGCATTTATTAAAATGGGTGCAGTTGGAATGTTAATATCAACATTTATAGGAAATTTGTTTTGTTGTTTATTTATTTTTGTAAAGCTTAGAATATATAGGTACATATCAATATTTAGTATAAGTAAGATTGTTATAATTGAGGAAATAAAATATTCTATGCCTTTGGTTCCTAATCAACTATCGATATGGGTTATGAACAGTTCGGATAGATTAGTTGTAGCATATTATGTTGGGGCTGCTGCTAATGGAGTGCTTGCTGTTTCACATAAATTTCCGACTGTTTTTATGACATTATTTAACATATTTTTATTAGCATGGCATGAAACAGGAGCAGTTCATTATTTCGATGAGGATAGAGATTCTTTTTTTACTAAAACAATAGAACAAATTATAACGATTTTCTCAACAATATGTGTTGGAATGATAGTTGTGTTGCCAATTATATTTGATTGGTTTATAAATAAGTCATTTAGCGAGGCATATTATAATATTCCAATATATTTAATTGCATCATTGTTTAATGTTATTGTTGGATTATTAGGAGTAGTATATGTTGCTACTAAAAAAACATTTGAAATAGCAAAAACAACTATGATTTCAGCGGCAATAAATATAATAGTTAATATTGTTCTAATTCCATATATTGGATTATATGCGGCTTCTTTATCTACATTTGTAGGATATTTGGTCGCAATGATATATAGAATTATTGATACTAGAAAATATTTGTGTATTAAGTACAATATAAAAAAGTATTTAATACTATTGTTAGGAATCATTACGAGTACAATAATATATTATATTAATAAAAAGATAATAACTATATTATTTATACCGTTTTACGCAATTTATGCTATTTGGCTTAATAGGGATTTTATTTGTCTTATCAAAAATTGTTTAATAAAAAGGAAGGAAAAATATGAGTAA
- a CDS encoding glycosyltransferase family 2 protein has protein sequence MNIDIICPLFNAEKYIEPLYQSIQKQNNIDLHEIKFVLTRSKDNSEAILKRINAQYVEIEPKDFSHSATREMMAKTCKADIIVFISQDIKIVRDDWLYYLTKDIELGECDAAYSRQLAEKNNIEKYTREKNYGNVSFVKTKDDIEKLGLNTFFFSDASSAIKRDVFEKLNYYDGKRFASNEDQYIAHKLIMNDYRIKYCAESQVFHSHDFNFKSLYKRYQDTGEFYRAEPYMNTYGTNNAGAGMAKYILKRIIEDKNWKVAVEYIPNMTARFLGMKLKKFK, from the coding sequence GTCCATTATTTAATGCGGAAAAGTATATTGAACCTTTATATCAATCAATTCAGAAACAAAATAATATTGATTTACATGAAATAAAATTTGTTCTTACAAGGTCAAAAGATAATAGTGAAGCAATTTTAAAAAGGATTAATGCTCAGTATGTAGAGATTGAACCTAAAGATTTTTCGCATTCTGCCACAAGGGAGATGATGGCAAAGACATGTAAAGCTGATATAATCGTCTTTATATCTCAGGATATAAAGATTGTAAGAGATGATTGGCTTTATTATCTTACAAAAGATATTGAATTAGGAGAATGTGATGCAGCATATTCTCGGCAGCTTGCAGAAAAAAATAATATTGAAAAATACACTAGAGAAAAGAATTATGGAAATGTCTCTTTTGTTAAAACAAAAGATGATATAGAAAAATTAGGACTTAATACTTTTTTCTTTTCAGATGCTTCATCAGCGATAAAAAGAGATGTATTTGAAAAACTAAATTATTATGACGGAAAGAGATTTGCATCAAATGAGGATCAATATATAGCACATAAGTTAATTATGAATGATTACAGGATTAAGTATTGTGCTGAATCACAAGTATTTCATTCGCATGATTTTAATTTCAAGTCTTTATACAAAAGATATCAGGATACAGGAGAGTTCTATAGAGCCGAGCCATATATGAATACATATGGTACTAATAATGCTGGTGCTGGTATGGCTAAATATATATTGAAAAGAATTATAGAAGATAAAAATTGGAAAGTAGCAGTGGAATATATTCCCAACATGACTGCAAGATTTTTGGGGATGAAATTAAAGAAATTTAAATGA
- a CDS encoding polysaccharide pyruvyl transferase family protein, with amino-acid sequence MFINSLLDLIPYSIKIPFHLIVDYWHSLSDEELKKLKSIKKNKRFIIMGVPEHGNMGDQAIVYAEEAFIKKYFDCDVIEISKNSYRGNKRKIKKYINKEDVIIITGGGSIGSLWKNEHNHIVNIIKSFSENQMIIFPQTIFFKECEEREIDKFKKILMKNKNLIMCLREMNSYNFAINRKLLPENKLLLVPDIVLFLNFTNNLGRKYNQKSCLVIERNDKEKTAEIEKIEEKLECTYKVNKSDTVIRHLRVTKENREKELLKLIELISHSGFVVTDRLHGMIMSIISGTPCIALDNSSKKVSGVYEFIKDISTVKLIKDKNEISEINFKKMIEEPRVYNNTNIIKYYDNLAQAIMNGMLNKN; translated from the coding sequence ATGTTTATTAACAGTTTGTTAGATTTAATTCCTTATTCTATAAAAATTCCATTTCATTTGATTGTTGATTATTGGCATTCCCTTTCTGATGAAGAATTAAAAAAACTCAAAAGTATTAAAAAAAATAAAAGATTTATAATAATGGGGGTACCAGAGCATGGTAATATGGGAGATCAAGCAATTGTTTATGCAGAAGAAGCATTTATAAAGAAGTATTTTGATTGTGATGTTATAGAGATAAGTAAAAATTCATATAGGGGGAATAAAAGAAAAATAAAAAAATATATAAACAAAGAGGATGTTATCATCATTACTGGAGGAGGCTCGATTGGTTCATTATGGAAAAATGAACATAATCATATAGTTAACATAATAAAATCATTTTCCGAAAATCAAATGATTATTTTTCCTCAAACTATTTTTTTTAAGGAATGCGAAGAAAGAGAGATTGATAAATTTAAAAAAATATTAATGAAGAATAAAAATTTAATTATGTGTTTAAGAGAAATGAATTCTTATAATTTTGCTATAAACAGGAAATTATTGCCAGAAAATAAGTTGTTATTAGTTCCTGATATAGTATTGTTCTTAAATTTTACAAATAATCTGGGACGAAAATATAATCAAAAATCATGCTTAGTTATAGAGAGAAATGATAAAGAAAAAACAGCTGAAATAGAAAAAATAGAGGAAAAATTAGAGTGTACATATAAAGTTAATAAAAGTGACACTGTAATAAGGCATTTGCGAGTAACAAAAGAAAATAGAGAAAAAGAGTTATTAAAATTGATAGAACTTATTTCACACTCAGGATTTGTAGTTACAGATAGATTACATGGTATGATTATGAGTATTATCTCTGGTACTCCATGTATAGCACTTGATAATTCAAGTAAAAAGGTTAGTGGAGTATATGAGTTTATTAAAGATATTTCTACTGTTAAACTTATAAAGGATAAAAATGAAATATCGGAGATTAATTTTAAGAAAATGATAGAAGAACCGCGTGTGTATAATAATACAAATATTATAAAATATTATGATAATTTAGCACAAGCTATTATGAATGGTATGCTAAATAAAAATTAA
- a CDS encoding radical SAM protein: protein MKRFINCLIPVTACNLKCEYCYVPHISGRKTNKMPLFKYDAKYIRKALSKDRLGGVCLFNFCGEGETLLPHEVIDILKEILTEGHYVELVTNMTLSNRINEILQFDDDILSKLEFKCSFHYAELIRSGLLNTYIENVKRVIKSKASVTIEMVPDDSLIGQIPQIKELCIKNFGALCHITIPRDERTSKMKKLTSLSDKDFYNVWNKEFDSNMFRFKYSTFNIKRKEFCYAGDWALFLNLATGEAKQCYKSFYSQNIYRDLSKPIVFKPIGHMCLSPHCFNSHALMTLGLIPEIDTPNYESMRNRVMVNGDQWIKKDMKEIMSQKLSDDNKELSNIKKNFISIKNIIEAPYGAIKQVGKKYQKRIKDKLR from the coding sequence ATGAAAAGATTCATTAATTGTTTAATTCCAGTCACAGCATGTAATTTGAAATGTGAGTATTGTTATGTTCCTCATATAAGTGGAAGAAAAACAAATAAAATGCCACTATTTAAATATGATGCTAAATATATTAGAAAAGCATTATCAAAAGACAGATTAGGTGGCGTATGTTTATTTAATTTTTGTGGAGAGGGAGAAACATTATTACCTCATGAAGTTATAGATATATTGAAAGAGATTCTAACAGAAGGGCATTATGTGGAATTGGTTACTAATATGACATTATCAAATAGAATTAATGAAATATTACAGTTTGATGACGATATATTGTCAAAGTTAGAATTTAAGTGTTCATTTCATTATGCGGAATTGATCAGAAGTGGATTATTGAATACCTATATAGAAAATGTAAAAAGAGTGATAAAGAGTAAGGCGTCTGTTACCATTGAGATGGTGCCTGATGATTCATTGATAGGTCAAATCCCGCAAATAAAAGAATTGTGTATTAAAAATTTTGGAGCATTATGTCATATTACAATTCCTCGCGATGAAAGAACTTCAAAAATGAAAAAATTAACATCTTTAAGTGATAAAGATTTTTATAATGTATGGAATAAAGAATTTGATTCAAATATGTTTAGATTTAAATATTCTACATTTAATATAAAGCGAAAAGAATTTTGTTATGCAGGAGATTGGGCATTGTTTTTAAATTTAGCAACAGGAGAAGCAAAACAGTGTTATAAATCTTTTTATTCTCAGAACATTTACAGAGATTTATCAAAGCCTATAGTTTTTAAACCGATAGGTCATATGTGTTTATCTCCGCATTGTTTTAATTCTCATGCATTAATGACGCTAGGACTTATACCGGAAATAGACACACCGAATTATGAATCTATGAGAAATAGAGTAATGGTTAATGGTGATCAATGGATAAAAAAGGATATGAAAGAAATTATGTCACAAAAATTATCTGATGATAATAAAGAACTAAGTAATATAAAGAAAAATTTTATATCAATAAAAAATATTATTGAAGCACCTTATGGAGCAATAAAACAAGTAGGGAAAAAATATCAAAAAAGAATAAAAGATAAATTAAGGTAG
- a CDS encoding EpsG family protein, with product MSLIYYLGVLFITLFFCYIFKINRKQMQFKLSFINGKITYDKKIIYFVLIFIPMWVLIAFRNISVGTDTGITYYRIFQHSLNGSYQIYADNAEAGYLLFNNLVAGITDNFFAIIFITGTISWLIFYVYIIKNSEDIGMSILIFFLSYNYFHMFNGIRQFISIGIVLLAFKFIYSKKFIPYIIFIMIASTFHIMALVYIPLYFLYNIKCDIKKSTVILSLCTFFFPIFWNFFSKFMKSEKLLYYLKTRKYYHSVTISFVVISFVILGLGLLIQFIFKLNDKVYSLNLWMQLFSLIIAINAPYIPEHNRVYWLFSINSMIFVPMIANKIKKYKIIIYTAVIIVFTADFVRSYFTGMDQIQNYSFWSAIL from the coding sequence ATGTCATTAATATATTATTTAGGAGTGTTATTTATTACTTTATTTTTCTGCTATATTTTTAAAATTAACAGAAAACAAATGCAGTTTAAGCTGTCATTTATAAATGGTAAAATTACATATGATAAAAAAATAATATATTTTGTATTAATATTTATTCCGATGTGGGTTTTGATAGCATTTAGAAATATAAGTGTTGGAACGGATACAGGAATTACATATTATAGGATATTTCAACATTCACTGAATGGATCATATCAGATATATGCAGATAATGCAGAAGCGGGATATTTATTATTTAATAATTTAGTAGCGGGTATTACTGATAATTTCTTTGCTATAATATTTATTACAGGAACAATATCATGGCTGATTTTTTATGTATATATAATAAAAAATTCTGAAGATATAGGCATGAGTATTTTAATTTTCTTTTTAAGTTATAATTATTTTCATATGTTTAATGGGATAAGACAGTTTATATCAATTGGAATAGTTCTACTTGCATTTAAATTTATATATTCAAAAAAATTTATTCCATATATTATTTTTATAATGATTGCTTCTACATTTCATATAATGGCATTAGTATATATTCCGTTATATTTTTTGTATAATATAAAATGTGATATAAAGAAGTCCACTGTAATTTTAAGTTTATGTACATTTTTCTTTCCAATATTTTGGAATTTCTTTTCAAAATTTATGAAATCAGAAAAATTATTGTATTATTTAAAAACTCGTAAATATTATCATTCAGTTACTATTAGTTTTGTTGTAATTTCATTTGTCATATTAGGATTAGGATTACTTATACAGTTTATATTCAAATTAAATGACAAGGTTTATTCATTAAATTTATGGATGCAATTATTTAGCCTTATAATCGCTATTAATGCACCGTATATTCCAGAACATAATAGAGTATATTGGCTGTTTAGTATTAATTCAATGATATTTGTTCCTATGATTGCTAATAAAATAAAGAAATATAAAATTATAATTTATACAGCTGTTATAATTGTTTTTACAGCTGATTTTGTAAGATCATATTTCACAGGAATGGATCAAATTCAAAATTATAGTTTTTGGAGTGCCATATTGTAA
- a CDS encoding HAD family hydrolase has translation MNIKNKLNIIKKYKYVSFDVFDTLVYRNVNKPEMIFSLVEKVAKENGWISPKCDFVKDRIMAQKLAYEISKYQEINLNEIYACINDQYLNVKQQLKEMELKIELDNIVPNKEIKEIYNYCINENKKIIVISDMYLSTENIMSILIQCGYKNINNIFISSEYRARKSTGKLYKIVQNELGVKNKDIIHIGDNIKSDFLMAIKSGIRAIHYKCNKISNLTPKQNIYDRIGYNYFPYQNNEYYKLGYIYLGPVMFQFCNWLQDIKVKKNIDKLFFLAREGLFIRECYETFMGKSGKNIYLYISRKPVRVAAVKPDMSVKQLLEMTEPRVDETIERFFDKWNLEINAYEDVLKRYGVEKESLINNKNVTSVIENVMPILWNNSETGKNMLKDYLNKLDYFDNNSALVDIGWKGSMQHSLNNIFPQSKKIGIYFGKRESSYQDESYGFITDRDNELEAGTILYETMFMPYHGTTVGYNYDKESDEKIIPVLKKSEFDTEDYKKIREIQKGALYYIQIFSNNIFAPDLLESNVPIDRFIQLAVNPDLKCLKLLGNLPYYDEYVSKLICDNNIKNFKNGLVNSGWKIGFLKKTIGIKHFPYLQTYKMLKKRGKKCH, from the coding sequence ATGAATATAAAAAATAAGTTGAATATTATAAAAAAATATAAATATGTTTCATTTGATGTATTTGATACGCTTGTGTATAGAAATGTAAATAAACCAGAAATGATTTTTTCTTTAGTAGAAAAAGTTGCTAAAGAGAATGGATGGATTTCACCTAAATGTGATTTTGTTAAAGACAGAATAATGGCACAGAAATTAGCATATGAAATAAGTAAGTATCAAGAAATAAATCTGAATGAAATTTATGCGTGTATAAATGATCAATATTTAAATGTAAAGCAACAATTAAAAGAAATGGAATTAAAAATTGAATTAGATAATATAGTTCCAAATAAGGAAATAAAAGAAATATATAACTATTGCATAAATGAAAATAAAAAAATTATAGTTATTAGCGATATGTATTTATCAACTGAAAATATCATGAGTATTTTAATACAATGTGGTTATAAAAATATTAATAATATATTTATTTCCTCTGAGTATAGAGCAAGAAAATCTACGGGAAAGTTATATAAAATTGTTCAAAATGAGTTAGGTGTAAAAAATAAAGATATTATTCATATTGGGGATAATATAAAAAGCGATTTTTTAATGGCTATTAAATCAGGAATAAGGGCGATACATTATAAATGTAATAAAATAAGCAATTTAACTCCCAAACAAAACATATATGATAGAATAGGTTATAATTATTTCCCATATCAAAATAATGAATATTATAAATTAGGATATATATATTTAGGTCCAGTCATGTTTCAGTTTTGTAATTGGTTACAAGATATTAAAGTAAAGAAAAATATTGATAAATTATTTTTTCTTGCGCGAGAGGGATTATTTATTAGAGAATGCTATGAAACATTTATGGGAAAATCAGGGAAAAATATATATCTTTATATTTCGAGAAAACCAGTAAGAGTAGCTGCTGTTAAACCAGATATGTCTGTAAAACAATTGTTAGAGATGACAGAACCTCGAGTGGATGAAACAATTGAGAGGTTTTTTGACAAATGGAATTTAGAAATTAATGCTTATGAGGATGTTTTAAAACGGTATGGAGTTGAGAAAGAAAGTTTAATAAATAATAAAAATGTCACATCGGTTATAGAAAATGTTATGCCTATATTATGGAATAATTCCGAGACAGGGAAAAATATGTTAAAAGATTATTTAAACAAACTAGATTATTTTGATAACAATAGTGCATTAGTTGATATTGGATGGAAAGGATCAATGCAGCACAGTTTAAATAATATATTTCCACAATCAAAAAAAATAGGAATTTATTTTGGGAAAAGAGAAAGCTCTTATCAAGATGAATCATATGGATTTATAACAGATAGGGATAATGAACTTGAAGCAGGAACAATATTATATGAAACAATGTTTATGCCTTATCATGGAACAACTGTAGGGTATAATTATGACAAAGAATCAGATGAAAAAATTATTCCTGTTCTAAAAAAATCGGAATTTGATACAGAGGATTATAAAAAAATAAGGGAAATACAGAAAGGCGCATTATATTATATACAAATATTTTCAAATAATATATTTGCGCCTGATTTATTAGAATCTAATGTTCCTATTGATAGATTTATTCAATTGGCAGTAAATCCAGATTTGAAATGTTTAAAATTATTAGGAAATTTGCCATATTATGATGAATATGTTTCAAAATTAATTTGTGATAATAATATAAAAAATTTTAAAAATGGGTTAGTGAATTCTGGATGGAAAATAGGTTTCTTAAAAAAAACAATTGGTATTAAGCATTTTCCATATTTACAGACATATAAGATGTTAAAGAAAAGAGGTAAGAAATGTCATTAA